ATTTATAAAGTACCACCAGactaaataaaaaaaaaaaaaaaaaaaaaaaaaaaaaaagataataataaaaataagttatttatatagtaaaaataataattcatttttatgcatattcattttttattaattataatttctcatattatttgaaaatattatctttaGAATATAGCACAGAATATGCCcctaaaaaaaaaaaaatgtacaGCATTgttatgaatatttttttttatgtgcACATTTGTGATATAGGATTctatacaaaaaaataaaataaaataaaatgaaataataatatttaaatgaatgtttttaagatattaaaatatatatatatatatatatatatatatatatatatatatatttatatgtatgcttaatattttacatattttaaaaaaaaggaacAAAAAATATCTCTGGATACGAATTTTAAAAATCATAAAAGAAACATCTATTTAATAgttatttattataagaaCTAAATTTATTGCATgtacatttttataaaatataatttataaaaaaaatattctattctttatttattatattatggACATATTATGTGCAGAATTGTCGGTTATGGTTTTTCCACATATGTGGCATTTTCCTAATTTATATGCGctaataaaaaaaaaaaaaataaaa
The sequence above is drawn from the Plasmodium gaboni strain SY75 chromosome Unknown, whole genome shotgun sequence genome and encodes:
- a CDS encoding putative cysteine-rich PDZ-binding protein, with translation AYKLGKCHICGKTITDNSAHNMSII